The following coding sequences lie in one Streptococcus suis genomic window:
- a CDS encoding DNA-binding response regulator codes for MTRILIAEDDVEIAYLERDYLEMQGYQVDLVHDGGLVEDQLKKEDYALLMLDVMLPNKTGYDLCRDLRDKVDFPILMVTSKQETMDVVRGLGLGADDYISKPFDPMELVARVKAHLARYQRFQKDNDQNELTVGNMTIFLDNWKVTLDGQEIKLPNREFELLVYLAKHPNRVFSKDHLFETIWGYDYVGDSATVAVHVNRLRDKLGADLIETVWGAGYRLND; via the coding sequence ATGACACGGATTTTAATCGCAGAAGACGATGTAGAGATTGCTTATTTGGAGCGAGATTATCTGGAAATGCAGGGCTACCAAGTAGATTTGGTACATGACGGTGGTCTTGTAGAGGACCAACTCAAAAAAGAGGATTATGCTCTTTTAATGCTGGATGTCATGCTCCCAAATAAAACTGGCTACGATCTTTGTCGTGATTTACGGGATAAGGTGGACTTTCCTATTTTGATGGTTACATCCAAGCAAGAAACCATGGACGTGGTGAGAGGACTAGGCTTGGGAGCGGATGATTACATCAGCAAACCTTTTGATCCTATGGAGTTGGTGGCGCGTGTAAAGGCTCATTTGGCTCGCTACCAGCGTTTTCAAAAGGATAATGATCAGAATGAATTAACAGTTGGGAATATGACTATTTTCTTGGATAATTGGAAGGTGACTTTGGATGGTCAGGAAATCAAATTGCCCAATCGTGAATTTGAATTGCTGGTTTATTTAGCAAAACACCCTAACCGAGTATTCTCTAAAGATCACTTGTTTGAAACCATTTGGGGATATGACTATGTTGGAGATAGTGCGACAGTTGCTGTTCATGTCAATCGGCTCCGAGATAAATTGGGAGCCGATTTGATTGAGACTGTCTGGGGAGCAGGCTATCGTCTTAATGATTAA
- a CDS encoding energy-coupling factor transporter ATPase (with CbiNQ forms the ABC transporter for cobalt import; Bacillus spp. have two adjacent copies of this gene): MGIDLQEVSYTYQAGTPFEGRALFGVDLEIVDGSYTALIGHTGSGKSTILQLLNGLNVPTEGRVVIDDVVITATSENKDIKQVRKKVGLVFQFPESQVFDETVLKDVAFGPQNFGVSQEEAETIAREKLALVGIDESLFERSPFELSGGQMRRVAIAGILAMEPSILVLDEPTAGLDPAGRQELMDIFKKLHESGMTIVLVTHLMDDVANYADFVYIMEKGKLVRSGKPVDIFQEVDFLESIQLGVPKITKFAANLERRGFVFERLPITIEEFTGMVTHG, translated from the coding sequence ATGGGAATTGATCTCCAAGAAGTAAGCTATACCTATCAAGCTGGCACTCCTTTTGAGGGGCGTGCGCTTTTTGGTGTGGATTTGGAGATTGTTGATGGCTCTTACACGGCCCTTATTGGGCATACGGGTTCGGGCAAATCAACGATTTTACAACTTTTGAATGGATTAAATGTACCAACAGAAGGAAGAGTAGTCATTGATGATGTTGTGATTACAGCGACGTCTGAAAATAAGGATATTAAGCAAGTCAGGAAGAAAGTTGGGCTGGTGTTCCAATTTCCTGAAAGTCAAGTGTTTGATGAGACAGTTTTGAAAGATGTTGCTTTTGGTCCACAAAATTTCGGAGTTTCTCAGGAAGAGGCTGAAACGATTGCGCGTGAAAAGTTGGCCTTGGTTGGAATTGATGAAAGCTTGTTTGAGCGTAGTCCTTTTGAACTATCTGGTGGTCAAATGCGTCGGGTAGCTATTGCTGGGATTCTGGCAATGGAACCAAGTATCTTAGTTTTGGATGAACCAACGGCTGGATTGGATCCTGCGGGTCGTCAGGAATTGATGGATATTTTCAAAAAGCTTCATGAATCAGGCATGACAATCGTTTTGGTAACTCATTTGATGGATGATGTCGCTAACTATGCTGATTTTGTTTACATTATGGAAAAGGGAAAGCTGGTCCGTTCTGGTAAACCAGTCGATATTTTTCAAGAGGTAGATTTTTTAGAGAGTATTCAGTTGGGAGTGCCTAAGATTACTAAGTTTGCAGCTAATTTGGAGAGAAGAGGCTTTGTATTTGAACGTCTTCCTATTACAATTGAAGAATTTACGGGGATGGTGACACATGGATAA
- a CDS encoding energy-coupling factor transporter transmembrane protein EcfT has product MDKLILGRYIPGNSILHRLDPRSKLLAMFGFLLMIFWANNLVTNALLIAFVLGMVVLSRIRLSFFINGLKPMIGIILFTTFFQVFFTPGATILWEFWIFKLSVEGLQQAAIIFVRFVLIIFFSTLLTLTTTPLSLADGIESGLAPLKKFKVPVHEIGLMLSMSLRFVPTLMDDTTRIMNAQRARGVDFNEGNLIQKVKSVIPILIPLFASSFKRADALATAMEARGYQGGDGRTKYRILEWKLADTLAILVMLALAGLLFILKK; this is encoded by the coding sequence ATGGATAAATTAATTTTAGGTCGCTATATTCCGGGAAATTCTATACTACATCGCTTGGATCCGAGAAGTAAGCTCTTAGCTATGTTTGGATTTCTCTTAATGATTTTTTGGGCTAATAACCTGGTAACCAATGCCTTGTTGATAGCATTTGTTTTAGGAATGGTTGTTTTATCTCGTATTCGCTTATCATTTTTTATTAATGGTTTGAAACCGATGATAGGAATTATTCTATTTACAACTTTCTTCCAGGTTTTCTTTACACCTGGAGCGACCATTCTATGGGAATTTTGGATTTTTAAATTATCTGTAGAAGGGTTGCAACAGGCGGCGATTATTTTTGTTCGCTTTGTTTTGATTATTTTCTTCTCAACCCTATTGACATTGACGACGACACCCCTTAGCTTGGCTGATGGTATTGAGTCGGGGCTTGCACCTTTGAAAAAATTTAAAGTTCCTGTGCATGAAATTGGTTTGATGTTGTCCATGAGCTTGCGTTTTGTACCGACCTTGATGGATGATACCACTCGGATTATGAATGCTCAGAGAGCTCGTGGAGTGGACTTTAATGAGGGAAATCTTATTCAGAAGGTAAAATCAGTTATTCCTATTTTGATTCCGTTATTCGCATCAAGTTTTAAGAGGGCAGACGCTCTTGCAACGGCGATGGAGGCGCGTGGGTATCAGGGCGGCGATGGGAGAACCAAGTATCGGATTTTGGAATGGAAGTTAGCAGATACGTTAGCAATTTTAGTTATGTTAGCTTTAGCTGGACTCTTATTTATATTGAAAAAATGA
- a CDS encoding IS4 family transposase, producing MLDQIKAHLLDSINDIVSSANQFVLHPEKDFSRQSQLTMKTMIQAILTMGGNTLAKELLDLDLPVSQSAFVQRRYQIKHQAFKTLFRDITSKIPISDNLPILAVDGSDVILPRNRFDKTTSFQTGPHHTPYNLIHINALYNLEQEIYHDLRIQDNREVDERAAFIDMMKNSSFKQALVIMDRGYESYNVMAHCQERNWSYIIRIRDGNHSMKSGFNLPDTPCFDEKFDLNICRKQTNEMKQQYQNFPNHYRCLPNHTSFDFLPSSSRKSDPVQFYELHFRMVRLEIKPGFFETLVTNTDYSPEKLKDLYAYRWGIETSFRDLKYSIGLTHFHAKKKEGILQEIYARFINFNVCKWLTSHVAIKTSKLKQAYKICFSDAVYACRKFLRNKLTSFQLETYIAKHLSIIRPNRTFQRKIKSKAPVSFTYRVT from the coding sequence ATGCTAGATCAGATTAAAGCTCATTTACTTGATAGTATTAACGACATCGTTTCTAGTGCCAATCAGTTTGTGCTTCATCCTGAAAAAGATTTTAGTCGGCAAAGTCAGCTAACTATGAAAACCATGATTCAAGCCATACTGACCATGGGTGGTAATACCTTAGCCAAAGAGCTACTTGATTTAGATTTGCCTGTCTCTCAATCTGCCTTTGTTCAACGACGGTATCAGATTAAACACCAAGCTTTTAAAACACTTTTTAGGGATATTACTTCTAAAATTCCAATCTCTGATAATCTCCCTATCCTGGCTGTTGATGGCAGTGATGTGATTCTACCAAGAAATCGTTTTGATAAAACGACCTCTTTTCAAACTGGACCACACCACACTCCTTACAATCTTATTCATATCAATGCTCTTTACAATCTTGAACAAGAGATATATCATGATTTACGGATCCAAGATAATCGAGAGGTTGATGAACGTGCGGCTTTTATTGACATGATGAAGAACTCTTCTTTCAAACAAGCTCTGGTAATAATGGATAGGGGGTATGAATCCTACAATGTCATGGCTCACTGCCAAGAAAGAAATTGGTCCTATATTATTCGTATTCGTGACGGGAATCATTCTATGAAATCAGGATTTAACCTCCCTGACACCCCTTGTTTTGATGAAAAATTTGACCTAAACATCTGTCGGAAACAGACCAATGAGATGAAGCAACAGTATCAAAATTTTCCTAATCACTATCGCTGTTTACCTAATCACACATCCTTTGACTTTCTACCAAGCTCTAGCCGAAAAAGCGACCCAGTTCAGTTTTACGAACTTCATTTTCGAATGGTGCGTCTCGAAATCAAGCCAGGTTTCTTTGAAACTTTGGTGACAAACACCGATTATTCTCCAGAAAAATTAAAAGATCTCTATGCCTACAGATGGGGCATAGAGACCAGTTTTCGTGACCTAAAATACAGTATCGGTCTGACTCATTTTCATGCAAAAAAGAAGGAAGGGATTCTCCAAGAAATCTACGCTCGCTTTATCAATTTTAATGTTTGTAAATGGCTAACCTCACACGTTGCTATTAAAACATCAAAGTTAAAACAGGCTTATAAAATTTGTTTTTCAGACGCTGTTTATGCCTGTCGAAAATTTCTTAGAAACAAACTCACTTCCTTCCAATTAGAAACCTACATTGCCAAACATTTATCCATCATCCGACCCAATCGAACGTTCCAAAGAAAGATAAAAAGCAAGGCACCTGTAAGCTTCACTTATAGAGTAACATAA
- the sdaAA gene encoding L-serine ammonia-lyase, iron-sulfur-dependent, subunit alpha — MFYTIEELVQQADNFSGNVAELMIATEIELTGRSREEILTIMSRNLTVMKASIVDGLTESKSVSGLTGGDAAKLDAYMKSGKTLSDSAVLSAARNAMAVNELNAKMGLVCATPTAGSAGCLPAVLGVAIEKLNLTEEQQLDFLFTAGAFGLVIANNASISGAEGGCQAEVGSASAMSAAALTLAAGGTPYQASQAICFVIKNMLGLICDPVAGLVEVPCVKRNAMGASYAMVAADMALAGIESKIPVDEVINAMYQVGSTLPTAFRETAEGGLAATPTGRRLAQEIFGED; from the coding sequence ATGTTTTATACTATCGAAGAATTAGTTCAGCAAGCAGACAACTTTTCTGGTAATGTAGCTGAACTCATGATCGCTACTGAAATTGAATTGACCGGTCGTAGTCGCGAAGAAATATTGACAATTATGTCAAGAAACTTGACAGTTATGAAAGCCTCCATCGTGGATGGACTAACTGAAAGCAAATCCGTATCTGGTTTAACAGGAGGCGATGCTGCCAAGTTAGATGCCTATATGAAATCTGGTAAAACCCTGTCAGATTCCGCTGTCCTATCCGCCGCAAGAAATGCAATGGCTGTCAACGAATTGAATGCCAAAATGGGCTTAGTCTGTGCCACTCCCACTGCTGGATCTGCTGGCTGTCTACCAGCTGTGCTAGGAGTTGCTATTGAAAAGCTCAATTTGACAGAAGAACAGCAACTTGACTTCCTATTTACAGCTGGGGCCTTTGGTCTGGTCATTGCCAACAACGCCTCCATCTCAGGTGCAGAAGGAGGCTGTCAGGCAGAAGTCGGATCTGCCTCTGCTATGTCTGCCGCAGCCCTGACACTGGCAGCAGGTGGAACTCCCTACCAAGCCAGCCAAGCCATCTGCTTTGTCATAAAAAATATGCTGGGTCTGATTTGCGATCCCGTCGCTGGTCTGGTAGAAGTCCCTTGTGTCAAACGTAATGCAATGGGAGCAAGCTATGCCATGGTAGCTGCTGATATGGCACTGGCAGGAATTGAATCAAAAATTCCTGTAGATGAGGTTATCAATGCCATGTACCAAGTTGGCTCTACCCTACCAACTGCCTTCCGTGAAACTGCCGAAGGTGGCCTTGCAGCTACACCGACGGGTCGTCGCCTGGCTCAAGAAATTTTTGGGGAGGATTGA
- a CDS encoding tRNA(5-methylaminomethyl-2-thiouridine)-methyltransferase, which produces MSIDNSKTRVVVGMSGGVDSSVTALLLKEQGYDVIGIFMKNWDDTDENGFCTATEDYKDVAAVADQIGIPYYSVNFEKEYWDRVFEYFLAEYRAGRTPNPDVMCNKEIKFKAFLDYAMNLGADYVATGHYAQVSRDEDGTVHMLRGADNGKDQTYFLSQLSQEQLQKTMFPLGHLQKPQVREIAERAGLATAKKKDSTGICFIGEKNFKEFLGQYLPAQPGRMMTVDGRDMGEHTGLMYYTIGQRGGLGIGGQIGGDNEPWFVVGKNLSQNILYVGQGFYHESLMSTSLQASQVHFTRDMPEEFTLECTAKFRYRQPDSQVTVKVKGDKAEVIFAEPQRAITPGQAVVFYDGQECLGGGMIDMAYKDGEACQYI; this is translated from the coding sequence ATGTCAATCGACAATTCGAAAACCCGTGTTGTTGTCGGTATGAGTGGCGGTGTAGATTCATCGGTTACGGCTCTCTTGCTCAAGGAGCAGGGCTACGATGTGATCGGCATCTTCATGAAAAACTGGGACGACACGGATGAAAATGGCTTCTGTACAGCAACAGAAGATTACAAGGATGTGGCTGCAGTGGCAGACCAAATCGGCATTCCTTACTACTCTGTCAACTTTGAAAAAGAGTACTGGGACCGCGTATTTGAGTACTTCCTAGCAGAGTATCGGGCAGGACGCACACCCAATCCAGATGTCATGTGTAATAAGGAAATCAAGTTCAAGGCTTTCTTGGATTACGCTATGAACTTGGGTGCGGACTATGTGGCGACAGGTCACTACGCTCAGGTATCACGCGACGAGGACGGCACTGTCCATATGCTACGTGGGGCAGACAATGGCAAGGACCAGACCTATTTCCTCAGCCAGCTATCACAGGAACAGTTGCAGAAAACCATGTTTCCGCTCGGCCATTTACAAAAGCCACAGGTTAGGGAAATAGCAGAGCGAGCAGGCTTGGCGACCGCTAAAAAGAAGGACTCGACAGGAATTTGCTTTATTGGTGAGAAGAATTTCAAAGAATTTCTAGGGCAGTATTTGCCAGCCCAGCCCGGTCGGATGATGACCGTTGACGGTCGTGACATGGGAGAGCATACTGGTCTTATGTACTATACGATTGGTCAGCGGGGCGGGCTTGGTATCGGAGGACAAATCGGTGGGGATAATGAGCCTTGGTTTGTTGTCGGAAAAAACCTGTCTCAAAATATCCTCTATGTCGGACAAGGATTCTACCATGAGTCCTTGATGTCAACTTCTTTACAGGCTAGTCAAGTACACTTTACACGTGATATGCCTGAAGAATTCACGCTAGAATGCACAGCTAAGTTCCGCTACCGTCAACCAGACAGTCAAGTGACTGTCAAGGTGAAAGGTGATAAGGCAGAAGTTATCTTTGCAGAGCCACAGCGAGCCATCACGCCAGGACAAGCCGTTGTTTTCTACGATGGACAAGAATGTCTGGGTGGTGGCATGATCGACATGGCCTATAAAGATGGAGAGGCTTGTCAGTATATTTAA
- the sdaAB gene encoding L-serine ammonia-lyase, iron-sulfur-dependent, subunit beta: MSNLKFQSVFDIIGPVMIGPSSSHTAGAVRIGKIVSSIFGDEPTEVEFQLYNSFAKTYRGHGTDVALVAGILGMDTDDPRIPNSLDIARERGIKVYWRVNKDSNTPHPNTTRIIIKNDKKSISATGVSIGGGNIQVTELNGFSVNLNMNTPTIIIVHQDVPGMIAKVTDVLSKYDINIAQMNVTREQAGEKAIMIIEVDARQCENSIAEIEKIPHLHNVTFFN, translated from the coding sequence ATGAGCAACTTAAAATTTCAGTCTGTCTTTGATATTATCGGGCCTGTTATGATTGGTCCATCTTCTAGTCACACAGCTGGGGCGGTCCGCATTGGGAAAATTGTGTCTTCCATCTTTGGTGATGAACCAACCGAGGTCGAATTTCAACTTTACAACTCCTTTGCCAAGACCTATCGTGGTCACGGTACGGATGTAGCCTTAGTTGCAGGTATTCTGGGCATGGATACGGATGACCCCCGCATTCCTAACTCTCTTGATATTGCAAGAGAACGAGGCATTAAGGTTTACTGGCGTGTCAACAAGGACAGCAATACCCCACATCCCAATACCACCAGAATCATCATAAAAAACGATAAAAAATCCATCTCAGCCACAGGCGTTTCCATCGGCGGGGGAAACATTCAAGTAACAGAGCTCAACGGCTTCTCTGTCAATCTCAATATGAATACGCCGACTATTATCATCGTTCATCAGGATGTTCCAGGTATGATTGCCAAGGTGACCGATGTTCTTTCTAAGTATGACATCAATATCGCCCAAATGAACGTGACACGTGAACAAGCTGGCGAAAAAGCCATTATGATTATCGAAGTGGATGCTCGCCAGTGTGAAAATTCTATTGCAGAAATTGAAAAAATTCCCCACTTGCACAATGTTACCTTCTTCAACTAG
- a CDS encoding NUDIX hydrolase: MDFRTRHDNQIFGVRATGLVVQDEKLYLVKSPEGLYYTLGGAIQLGETTEEAVQREMKEEIGIDVEVGPLAFIVENQFTLQEKSYHQIEFLYIVTPLSNPATNLEEGNSVRQCEWVTFANLEKLDLNPAFLKTELAKWDGQLKHFMNKDN, from the coding sequence ATGGATTTCAGAACGAGACACGACAATCAAATCTTCGGTGTTCGTGCAACGGGCTTGGTGGTACAAGATGAGAAGTTATATCTTGTTAAGTCGCCTGAAGGGCTATACTACACTTTGGGTGGAGCTATTCAGCTTGGCGAAACAACCGAAGAGGCTGTGCAACGAGAAATGAAAGAAGAAATCGGAATTGATGTGGAGGTTGGACCACTGGCTTTTATCGTCGAAAATCAGTTCACCTTACAGGAGAAATCCTATCATCAGATTGAATTTCTCTATATAGTTACCCCACTGTCTAATCCAGCTACCAATCTGGAAGAAGGGAATTCTGTTCGCCAGTGTGAATGGGTTACTTTTGCGAACTTAGAGAAACTGGATCTCAATCCAGCCTTTCTTAAGACCGAGCTAGCCAAATGGGACGGACAACTAAAGCATTTTATGAACAAAGACAACTAA
- a CDS encoding DNA mismatch repair protein MutT, which yields MPVKLIAHVLLTVADSHLIIQRSQIKRGKPNVFPRYWDIPGGRVEENELPRDAAVRECFEETGISIEKENLIIIHEDSQFDEEKQTVFTRLVYEGTLTEQIKTILLDPEEHTDFLWLAPSDKNKKNLVPYLDEILEKRRINGF from the coding sequence ATGCCTGTTAAATTGATTGCCCATGTCTTGCTCACTGTTGCAGACAGCCACTTGATTATTCAACGTTCGCAGATTAAGCGTGGCAAACCCAATGTTTTTCCTCGATATTGGGACATTCCAGGCGGTCGTGTCGAGGAGAATGAGTTACCCCGTGATGCTGCAGTGAGAGAGTGTTTTGAAGAAACAGGTATTTCGATAGAAAAGGAAAATCTGATCATTATCCATGAAGATAGTCAGTTTGATGAAGAAAAACAGACGGTGTTTACAAGGCTGGTCTATGAAGGAACACTTACAGAACAGATAAAAACCATTCTTCTTGACCCAGAAGAACATACAGATTTTCTATGGTTAGCCCCTAGCGATAAAAATAAGAAAAACTTAGTTCCATATCTGGACGAAATTTTAGAAAAGAGAAGGATAAATGGATTTTAG
- a CDS encoding nuclear transport factor 2 family protein: MSTNLEIFNAYNNALIAGDFAALFETMANDIIWHQPGNHSTSGAKIGKEVLGAHLATFAEKTNGTFKVVTNWVSDNDTLVAANVTFLGTRTDGEELNMNGIDLFRMEDGKIKEVWLFSADQKAEDTFWG; the protein is encoded by the coding sequence ATGTCAACAAACTTGGAAATTTTTAATGCCTATAACAATGCTCTCATCGCTGGTGATTTTGCAGCTCTTTTTGAAACAATGGCTAATGACATTATCTGGCATCAACCCGGAAATCATTCAACATCTGGTGCTAAAATTGGTAAGGAAGTACTCGGAGCACATCTAGCAACTTTCGCCGAAAAAACAAATGGAACTTTCAAAGTAGTGACAAACTGGGTATCCGATAATGATACTCTTGTTGCCGCTAACGTAACATTCCTCGGTACTCGAACAGATGGTGAAGAACTAAACATGAATGGCATCGATCTTTTCCGTATGGAAGATGGCAAAATCAAGGAAGTTTGGCTCTTCTCAGCCGACCAAAAAGCCGAAGATACTTTCTGGGGATAA
- a CDS encoding LysM domain-containing protein, whose translation MNITLKKNLKTTIAGLVAGISLLTAGVVSAETYTVKSGDTLSEIAETYNTTVEKLAEQNKITNLDFIHVGQVIELGDVTVKAVESSVEQTQSTTTSSTSTATATTSTYSSNLSAEDAAAKEWIAMKESSGSYDARNGIYIGRYQLTNTYLNGDYSPENQERVADAYVASRYGSWSAAKAFWLANGWY comes from the coding sequence ATGAACATTACATTAAAGAAAAACTTAAAAACAACTATTGCTGGTTTGGTAGCGGGAATCTCCCTTTTGACTGCGGGTGTAGTCAGTGCAGAAACCTATACTGTAAAGTCTGGTGATACCCTGTCTGAAATTGCTGAAACATACAATACTACTGTTGAAAAATTAGCAGAGCAGAATAAGATTACCAACTTAGATTTTATCCATGTCGGTCAAGTTATCGAATTGGGTGATGTGACAGTGAAGGCAGTAGAGAGTTCAGTTGAACAAACTCAATCAACAACAACATCATCAACTTCTACTGCAACAGCAACAACTAGCACCTATTCTTCAAACTTGAGTGCTGAAGATGCAGCAGCAAAAGAATGGATTGCAATGAAGGAATCAAGCGGTAGCTATGATGCCCGTAACGGTATCTACATTGGTCGTTACCAGTTGACAAATACTTACTTGAATGGTGATTACTCACCAGAAAACCAAGAGCGTGTAGCAGATGCTTATGTTGCTAGTCGCTATGGTTCATGGTCTGCAGCCAAGGCTTTCTGGTTGGCAAATGGTTGGTACTAA
- a CDS encoding sensor histidine kinase: MKLQKRIFRLNMIMLIFSLVAMLGVSVYVVNSIYRNQETWQSTSQKTASSQQSLEKFSGSDFAVLADELASNDARLYVESNGEAVFSNLKDDADEILGVTVSSTTHTSYVDGEIVISRKLATDGQVYYLYALLEDLEDQQESQEFQAFLIQLLLVGGIGIVVVVVLNFFFTRRLLGVIMRPLEELHSGVERIQQGDYTVPLTYQGDKEFEELTQGFNQMQTSLLDAREKNRLYEQNRTQMVADISHDLRTPLTSIKGYAKGILDGIANTDEKRNQYLTVIYQKSQVMEKLLEKLFAFSQLQTDKMPFDKVKLDLAIFLQSYVSEKTEELVDEDIRFSLEVSDGLPVEIDPIQFRRILDNLVDNARKYAAVKPLIISITGQMQEQEVVWTFTDNGNGVEKNRFDLIFEEFYRADDTRQQVEGHGLGLAIVKNIIERLGGRVSVEATPGLRFIFRLPRKDMK; encoded by the coding sequence ATGAAATTACAAAAACGAATTTTTCGATTAAATATGATTATGCTTATTTTTTCCTTGGTTGCTATGCTGGGGGTAAGTGTTTATGTGGTTAATAGCATTTATCGTAACCAAGAAACATGGCAGTCCACTAGCCAGAAGACAGCAAGTAGTCAACAGAGTTTGGAAAAGTTTTCGGGATCAGATTTTGCAGTATTGGCAGATGAGTTAGCATCGAATGATGCACGACTCTATGTAGAAAGTAATGGTGAGGCTGTCTTTTCAAATCTGAAAGATGATGCGGATGAGATATTGGGAGTGACAGTATCATCAACTACTCACACCTCCTATGTAGATGGAGAAATTGTGATTAGCCGTAAACTCGCCACGGATGGGCAAGTTTATTATTTATATGCCTTGTTAGAAGATTTGGAAGACCAGCAAGAAAGCCAAGAATTTCAAGCCTTCCTGATACAGCTTTTGTTAGTTGGTGGAATAGGTATCGTGGTCGTAGTGGTGCTTAACTTCTTCTTTACTCGCCGTCTCCTAGGGGTTATCATGCGTCCTCTGGAGGAATTGCACAGCGGTGTAGAACGTATCCAGCAGGGAGATTATACAGTACCTCTGACCTATCAAGGTGATAAGGAATTTGAAGAATTGACCCAAGGGTTCAATCAAATGCAGACTTCTTTGTTAGATGCCCGTGAGAAAAATCGACTGTATGAACAAAATCGAACCCAGATGGTCGCAGATATTTCGCATGATTTGCGGACTCCCTTGACTTCTATCAAAGGTTATGCCAAGGGAATTTTGGATGGTATTGCCAATACGGATGAAAAACGTAATCAGTATTTGACTGTTATCTATCAAAAATCTCAGGTGATGGAGAAATTACTGGAAAAATTATTTGCCTTTTCACAATTACAAACAGATAAAATGCCGTTTGATAAAGTCAAGCTTGATTTGGCTATCTTTTTACAGTCCTATGTAAGCGAGAAAACTGAGGAATTAGTAGATGAGGACATTCGGTTTAGTTTGGAAGTATCGGATGGATTACCAGTTGAGATTGACCCAATTCAATTTCGTAGAATTCTAGATAATCTGGTGGACAATGCACGAAAATATGCCGCTGTAAAGCCCTTGATAATCAGTATTACTGGACAAATGCAGGAGCAAGAAGTTGTTTGGACTTTTACAGATAACGGAAATGGTGTAGAAAAGAATAGATTTGACTTGATTTTTGAAGAATTTTACAGGGCAGACGATACCAGACAGCAAGTAGAAGGCCATGGTCTAGGTCTAGCCATTGTAAAAAATATTATCGAACGCTTAGGAGGTCGAGTGTCTGTTGAGGCAACTCCAGGACTTCGATTTATCTTCAGATTACCTAGAAAGGATATGAAATGA
- a CDS encoding transcriptional regulator, with the protein MKKVSEYGICPFATTQKVLTGKWGLVIIYQLSTGTKRFNELQRLIPGITQTMLTRHLRQLEEDRIISRTVYAEVPPRVEYSLTEMGEKFRSVLDAVEAWGLEYIETLT; encoded by the coding sequence TTGAAAAAAGTTAGTGAATATGGTATTTGCCCTTTTGCAACAACACAAAAAGTCTTGACTGGTAAGTGGGGATTGGTGATTATCTACCAACTCAGTACAGGAACGAAACGCTTCAATGAATTACAGCGACTGATTCCAGGTATTACTCAAACCATGTTAACAAGGCACCTTAGACAATTGGAGGAGGATCGCATTATTAGTCGCACGGTCTATGCAGAAGTCCCCCCTCGTGTAGAGTATAGCTTGACTGAAATGGGCGAAAAATTTCGTTCGGTGCTGGATGCTGTTGAGGCTTGGGGCTTAGAATACATTGAAACGTTAACGTAA